A window of Rubricoccus marinus contains these coding sequences:
- a CDS encoding YebC/PmpR family DNA-binding transcriptional regulator codes for MGRMFEKRKHTMFARYDRMAKQFSRIGKDIVIAVKAGGPDPDMNPQLRRVMQNAKGVNMPKEKVDAAIKRALGKDTASYDEVLYEGYGPHGVPILVEAATDNVNRTVANLRALFDRGNGNLGNSGSVAFQFNKMGAFSLAPEAVADRDELELELIDEGLETLEDGATEDGREVVVARCAFSDFGTMQKALEERGIEPVAAEIEWVPTTTAELTDEQADAVLELVGKLEADEDVQKVFHNLA; via the coding sequence ATGGGCCGGATGTTCGAAAAGCGCAAGCACACCATGTTCGCGCGCTACGACCGCATGGCGAAGCAGTTCTCCCGCATCGGGAAGGACATCGTGATCGCTGTCAAGGCGGGCGGGCCGGACCCGGACATGAACCCGCAGCTCCGGCGCGTGATGCAGAACGCGAAGGGCGTCAACATGCCCAAGGAGAAGGTGGACGCGGCCATCAAGCGGGCGTTGGGCAAGGACACCGCCAGCTATGACGAGGTGCTCTACGAGGGCTACGGCCCTCACGGCGTGCCCATCCTCGTGGAGGCCGCGACGGACAACGTCAACCGGACCGTTGCCAACCTCCGGGCGCTGTTCGACCGCGGCAACGGCAACCTCGGCAACTCGGGCTCGGTGGCGTTCCAGTTCAACAAGATGGGCGCCTTCTCGCTCGCGCCAGAGGCCGTAGCCGACCGCGACGAGTTGGAGCTGGAGTTGATCGACGAGGGCCTGGAAACGCTGGAGGACGGCGCGACCGAGGACGGCCGCGAGGTGGTCGTCGCGCGGTGCGCGTTCTCAGACTTCGGCACGATGCAGAAAGCGTTGGAAGAGCGCGGCATCGAGCCCGTCGCCGCTGAGATCGAGTGGGTGCCAACCACGACCGCCGAGCTGACCGACGAGCAGGCCGACGCCGTGCTCGAACTCGTCGGCAAGCTCGAAGCCGACGAGGACGTACAGAAGGTCTTCCACAACCTCGCCTGA
- a CDS encoding OsmC family protein, which translates to MTTRTADAHWSGSLSDGNGNISVESGAFDVPYSFDSRFGEGTPTAASNPEELLGAAHAGCFTMAVSHELAEAGHPPKDAHTTAKVHIKQTGGGFEIPKIDLVLNADVPGISEEEFQRIAQHAKENCPLSKVLAAAEITLDATLASA; encoded by the coding sequence ATGACCACCCGCACCGCAGACGCTCACTGGAGCGGCTCCCTCTCCGACGGCAACGGCAACATCTCCGTCGAGAGCGGCGCCTTCGACGTGCCGTACTCGTTCGACTCCCGCTTTGGCGAGGGCACGCCGACGGCCGCCTCCAACCCCGAAGAACTGCTCGGCGCCGCCCACGCGGGCTGCTTCACGATGGCCGTCTCGCACGAGCTCGCCGAGGCCGGTCACCCGCCCAAGGACGCCCACACCACCGCGAAGGTGCACATCAAGCAGACCGGCGGCGGCTTCGAGATCCCGAAGATCGACCTCGTCCTGAACGCCGACGTGCCGGGCATCTCCGAGGAGGAGTTCCAGCGCATCGCGCAGCACGCCAAGGAGAACTGCCCGCTCTCGAAGGTGCTCGCCGCCGCCGAGATCACGCTCGACGCCACGCTTGCGAGCGCCTGA
- a CDS encoding DMT family transporter encodes MRTSPDPADRLGLSLAALSAATWALAGVWVRLLPGVPLATIVAGRLALALVALAPLAWVWRERLRLTPATWGLATLMVAYYGCAVAAFRFTAVAEGTLFINISPLFAVAWAVARGEAVRRGEAWGTALALAGVAVILAPSALEASGAAQDRLIGDALALLAALGMAAYAISFSRLRGADRAPEPLAVTLLTFGLGAVAALGLWAVQGDAALVGLDSPASWGALIALAVITTAIPTFAYSVASHRLPPILATTVRLLTPAFAAVAAWLVLGEVPSAWLIPGGALVLGGLLLSVRAKAA; translated from the coding sequence GTGCGCACGTCACCTGATCCTGCCGACCGACTCGGCCTCTCGCTCGCGGCTCTCTCCGCCGCCACGTGGGCGCTCGCGGGCGTGTGGGTGCGCCTGCTCCCCGGCGTGCCCCTTGCCACGATCGTCGCCGGCCGGCTTGCCCTCGCGCTCGTCGCGCTGGCGCCTCTGGCGTGGGTGTGGCGCGAGAGGCTCCGCCTGACGCCCGCAACCTGGGGCCTGGCGACGCTAATGGTGGCGTACTACGGCTGCGCCGTCGCCGCCTTCCGGTTTACGGCCGTCGCCGAAGGCACGCTGTTTATCAACATCTCGCCGCTGTTCGCGGTCGCGTGGGCCGTCGCCAGAGGCGAGGCGGTGCGCCGCGGCGAGGCGTGGGGCACGGCGCTGGCGCTGGCGGGCGTGGCCGTGATCCTGGCGCCGAGCGCTCTGGAAGCGTCTGGCGCGGCGCAGGACCGGCTGATCGGCGACGCGCTGGCGCTTCTAGCCGCGCTCGGCATGGCCGCCTACGCGATCTCGTTCAGCCGCTTGCGGGGGGCGGACCGCGCGCCGGAGCCTCTGGCGGTGACGCTGCTGACGTTCGGGCTCGGCGCCGTGGCCGCGCTCGGGCTTTGGGCGGTTCAAGGAGACGCCGCGCTCGTGGGGCTGGACAGCCCCGCATCATGGGGCGCTCTTATCGCCCTCGCGGTCATCACGACAGCCATCCCGACGTTCGCATACAGCGTCGCCTCGCACCGGCTGCCGCCCATCCTCGCGACGACCGTGCGCTTGCTCACGCCCGCCTTCGCCGCCGTCGCAGCGTGGCTCGTGCTCGGCGAGGTGCCATCGGCCTGGCTGATCCCGGGCGGCGCGCTCGTGCTCGGGGGCTTGCTCCTCTCCGTGCGCGCCAAGGCCGCCTAG